CTGGGTTTGCGTCCTGCCAAAATGATAGCGGCGGTTTTGGCTATTTTTATTGTGGCAGCCCTATTTATGTATCAGCGCGTGGAGTGGGGCTACCAACTGCAACGCTCGGTGGTGTTGGTTTTTTCTTTTTTGCAACTGCCCTTGCTGTATGTGGTGTATTTGCTGTGGTATGCCGACAAATCCTCCGATTTTAAATACATCAGCCTCATTATCAAATTAATTATGTTGTTTGGTATTTTGTACTTGATATATTTCCGCAGCACCATACAACTCAATGAGCCGGTACTACAATTACCCGTTTTGGAGATGGGGGAATAAGAATATCGGATTATTTTTTTTGTAAGACTTATATTTATCCAAAACCGCGCTGTCGGGCGGCTTCGTAGAGCATAATTGCCGCCGCCACCGACACATTCATAGAGTCCACAATTCCTTTTTGCGGTATTTTGATGCGTGCAGCAGCAGCCTCTTGCCACAGCGCACTGATGCCCCACGCTTCTGAACCCATCACAAGGGCACAAGCTGCCGTATAATCCTGCTGATGATACCACTCGGCGGCTTCTAAATGGGTGGCATAAATCCGAAGTTGCTGTTTCCGACAAAAATCAATGGCTTCTACGCTGCTGCATACCGCCAAGGGCACAGTAAATACACTACCCAAACTCGCCCGTATGAGATTAGGGTTGTACAAATCGCCTGCAACATCGCACAACAACACCGCATCTGCACCTACTGCATCTGCACTGCGCAATACCGCACCAATATTTCCCCAGTTTTCTAAGGCTTCGAGCACCAACACCAAAGCAGCAGGCGGCAACGATAATTGCCGCAATGGAGAATAACAGTGCGCACCACCGCCACATATTGTGCCGCCGCCCCGCGATAAGTGATTTTTTCAAATACTTCGCTGCTCACCGAAAGTAGCTCCCCCATATTTTTCGGCGAAAGCGACTGCTTCGTTTTCGGCAACAAAATCAGGGCAAAATATGAGCTGTTCTATTTGCAAGTCGGTGGTGGCGAGCAGCATTATTTCGCGCAAGCCTTCCACCACTGCTTTGTGCTGCAAACGCCGTTCACGCGCTTTTTCCTGCAACAAAAGAACATTTTTGATAAATGGATTTTGTAAACTGCTGATGTGCTTTATCATCGTGTAGCGGCGGCTTTACAACACGATTTTCACAAAATAATCGCGCCCAAAATCCTGAATCGTATAATTGCTAAAACCCGCCTCTTTCATCAATTTCTCCACATCATTTTGCTGTACAAATACAAAGGGCAATTGCGCTGACGATAGCGGATACGACGTTGCCACGCCAAAAAGCCCCCCGATTGCGGAAAGCTGGCATAAATTTCTTTGCTCACTTCTTGTTTGAGTTTGAGCAAAAGCGATACAGGCTTTTCTATATAATCAAAAAAACCGGTTAAAATAGCGGCATCATATTTTTTGTCGAGTTTTAAATCCATATAATCGCCCAACAAAAAACGAACCTTTCCTTTATTACTGCTTTGTGCAGCCACCTGTCCGGCTATATCCAACATACCCTGCGCCAAATCCAAGGCTAATACTTCTTTGCCTTGCTCCAACAATTCATACACATACCTGCCCGGTCCGCAGCCCACGTCCACTACGCTTTGAATGGAGGGTTTGGCGGTTTCTTTAAGCACTTCGCGAAAGCGCAAAAACATAGTGCGGCGCAAATACTTATCGATGAGTTTGCCTACAGTGCCACGCGTGTCGGTATGTCCGTAAATTGCATCAAAGCCGCGTGCATAGCCGTGAAAAAATTTTTTTACGTCTTGACTGTTTTGGTTCATAACAAAAAAAAATAAATAAGTTGGCTGCAAAGATATACGATAAAGCAGAATTTATATACAGTTTACCGTTCATCAGGGAGCTTTTTTATTACTTTTTAATACCTGCCGCCAAACGGCTGAAAAGTTCATCTAAATTTGCAATCATTCGTTCTTTGGTATATTCCTGTGCCACCCACTCCAATAATTTTGTACCGAATTGCAGGCGCAGTGCGGGTTTTTGGATAAGCAGCAGCAGTTTTTCTAAATATTGCGGGCGGTTTCTTTTCTACAATAAATCCGCTTTCGCCGTCTGTTATGAGTTCGCGTGCACCCTCTACTTCGTAGCAAATAACTGGCAGGCGCGTATAACCCGCCTCCACCACCACGCGCGGCAGCCCTTCGCGCAAAGACGCAAACACAAAAATATCCGAGGCATAGAGCCATTCGGGTACTTCGGTGGAATGACCGTAAAAAACAACTTTTTCGGAGATGCCCAAGCGGTGCGCCAGTTGTTTGCAATTCTCCATTTCTTCGCCATCGCCCACAAAGAGCATTTTGGTATGCAGAGCATGGGGCAGCACTTCTGCCAAAATAGCGAGCAACTCACGGTGGTTTTTTCCTACCGCAAAACGCCCCACCATAGTCAGCAGCACTTCATCATCGGCAATACCGAGTTGATGGCGGCGCGCGCGGCGCACTTGGGCGGCGTTGGAAAGAACAAATTTTGTTTCGTCTATGCCACTGCGGATAATCTGATACGGAATACGATTGCCCAAGCCATGTTTGTGATAATGATAAATGGCATCGCTACCTACCGGCACAATAAAATCATTCATCCATATCGTGAGTTTTTCTACATATATATAAAACTTGCGTTTTGCCTCCGACATCGGGTCGTTGAAAGTAACGCCCTCTAATCCAAAAATAATCACCGGAACACCTGCTAACCACGCCGCCACGCGTGTAATTACGCTTGCTTTTGCTTCGTGGGTATAAACAATGTCTGTTTTTTCTTTTTTAAACAAGCGATAAAAAAAATAAATGGAGCGTATATCTTTCCATAATCTGATTTCTCTGCCCAAGTGCGGACATTGATGAATGGGAATTTCGGGCAAATCTTCAAATTCGTTGTGGACGATGGTATTGCCCACGCCCACCGAAAAATCGTATTTGTGGCGCAGTTCCTTGATGGTGGCATACACGTTGATGTCCACACCGCCACCCGGAGCCATCCACGTCATCGTTTGCATAATTTTGGTTTTTGGCATCAATGCAGGGATATGGAGCGACTTGTTTTTAAATGTTGTTGTTGCCCGATCAGCGCAGCGACCGTAGTAAATGAAAATTTTGCAGCATTTGTCGGGTGCGCGGCAGCATTTTTTCAGCCCTGTGTAGTGGGTGAGTTTTGCTTTCCATTCCATTTGCGGCAAATAGGGGTGTTCGGGGTCGTATTCCCAGGGGTGGCAATAATACATACCGCTTTGCTGTTGTTTTTGTAGGGCAGCAAAGCCTTTTTTAAATATAAAATAAGGAAAAATACGAAAATACGCACCGCCTATCGCCCATTTTTTCCAAAAAAAAGAAGTGGTGGATAAGCCATATTCCCACAAATCTACATCGCGGAGATAATATAAATTTTCGGGTGCGCCCTCAATACCATACCGCCACGTCACTATCGGCGATATAGAACAATCGTAGTCGTAGCCCTGTTGTTTGAGCACTTCCAAAGCCCACAGCGATTGCCGTGTGACGGAAAAAAAAGGAGCGCGAAAGCCGCGCACTGCCTCGCCGGTGAGGTCGGAGAATACGCCGTTGCACATTTTTACGTCCTCTTCAAATGCTGCCCTATTCTGGCTATACACTTTTTTGTGCCAATAGCTGTGTGAAGCAATTTCGTGTCCGTTGCGGTGCAGCGTTCTGATGAGGTCGGGATAGTGCTTGCCTATCCAACCCAAACAAAAAAAGGTAGCCTTGGTGTTCGTATCGTCTAAGAGTTGCAAGAGGGGGTCTAAACCCTTGCGCAATCGTTGCTCTTTGCCTTTCCACTCGTTGAGTTCCAGCTCTATGCCGTGATACCAATCTTCTAAATCTATCGTGAAAGCGTGTGACAGTGCCATACAAAAAACTGTGGCAAATATACACAACTTGGGGCAAGCATTTCTTTCTGAGGTTGTAAAAAACAACTATTGCCAAATTTTCTTTATTTACAAGAAAAGAGGTTTTACTTTTGAGGTACGGAAAAAATATATATTTATGTTTTGTAGAATAATTTTTGTACTGCTGCTTTGTGGAGCTTGGGCGGCTTGCTCTTACGAGCATCAACCTTGGCAGCCACAACAATTCGGCGGCGAACTTGCTTTTCAAGTGCCGCCCTATATAGAAAAAACCACCGAACTCAGCGATAAGTCGCCCTTGCAGTTTGTGAATTTTTTTCGCAATTTTTATATGGTCGTGGACAGTTTTCCGCTTCATTCTGCCGCCGACAGCAGCCTCACCACCCTTGCCCAAAATGAAGTCACTGACCTCAAAACGCATCTTTTTGAGCCGGCGGCATCACCTTTGCGGGTGGTGCAGCAGCAGCCCCACCCCACCCTGCGCTGCGAAGTGGAAGGTACGGTGGGTACAGAAAAAAAAGACTTGCAACAGACTATCCGCTATTATTTTTACTTTGTGGAGGGCAAACAACACCGCTACCGCATTTTGATATGGATATGGGCAGACCGCCGCAATTTTCACGAGCAGGAAATAGAAAAACTATTGGCTTCGGTGCGGCTGCAATAAGGCGATAAAAATGCGATTTTTGTTCATCATTTATTTTAAATGACGACACCGCCTCTTTGTCAAGAAAAAAAACATATTTGGTCGGAAATAAAAAAAGCGGCTGCAAGTGTTTGCAGCCGCTTTTGCTTTTAAAAAAATACCCGGGGCGGGACTTGAACCCGCACGACATTTAAGTGTCACAGGATTTTAAGTCCTGCGTGTCTACCGATTCCACCACCTGGGCATCGTGCTTTTCAGAAAAAAACCCGCCCTCATATAAAAGATAGGCGGGTCATCTTGAGAGCAGAAGACGAGACTCGAACTCGCGACCCTAACCTAGCAAGGTTATGCTCTACCAACTGAGCTACTTCTGCTGATGTACAGCTTAACAAGGACAGCAACCTGTAACCATTGCCCTACTGTTTAAAAGCGACACAAAGATAAGGCATTTGATTTTACATCTCCAAATTTTTTCAAAAAAATTTTCAAAAAAATTTTTGACCTCTTTATTTAAAAATCTCCTAATTGCGGGCGCATCAATATTTCTTCCACTACGGTGCGTTCCGAAAGTTGATAGGTGTTCCAAAGAGCCTGTGCCACATCTTCGGCGGGCATAAAACGCTCGTCGGGGCTTCCGTACCCTCCCACGACTGGGTGAGTGTGGCTCCGGGCAGCACAGCCGTTACACGCACCTGCTTGCTTTTGAGTTCTTCGCGCAATACTTTTGAAAACCCCAAAAGGGCGTATTTGCTGATGCAATACGAGCCGCCGTTGAGATAAGGTACAATGCTGGCAGTAGAGCAGATATTAAAAATATGTGGCTTTTGTGTGCTGCGCAATACCGCCGGCAACAAGGCTCTTGTGAGATGATATGCACTATATAAATTGGTTTGCATTTGCTGTTCAAAAACGCCTTCGGCTTCGGCAATCAGGCTGCCGGGGATAAATACACCTACATTATTCACCAATATATCAATATGCGAAAAGTGTTGCAACACAAAAGCTGCGAAATCATTTACTTGTGTTTTTTGCGACAAATCGGCTTTGAAAGTGAAGGTATGCACCGCCGGATATTGAGTTTTCATACGCGCTTGCATGGCTTGTAAAGCAGCACTGTTGCGAGCACAAATGGCGATATTAAATCCTTCGGCGGCAAATTTTTCGGCAATGGCTCTTCCGATACCGAAAGTAGCTCCACTGATGACAATGTTTTTCATATAATCAATCTGTTGTGTGTGTTTTAAAAAAATCTTACTATTGTTTGATGAATAAAAAATCAAAAAAGGCTGAACTGCGGCGAACTGCCAATAAATATTATTGAAATTTTTATAAAAATATCCCGTTTGAATGCTTTTTAAAAAAAATAAAAAAAAGCACAGTGTTCCTTTTTATGGTTGTTGTGATGTGGGCGGCTTGATGTTGTTCCAAGTATGATAGAGTTTTTCTTGCGGCGGACGGTTGAGCGGCATTTCGCGCAGGGGTTCGCAAGGGCGCAATGATTCGCGGCACTCCTGCGGCAATTGCTGATAAAGGGCAGTGCCGGCGGATTTCCACGCGAGCATTTCATTGCTGACCTGCTTGATGATACGCGCCGGATTGCCCACTAACAAACTACGCGAAGGAACGATGGTGTCGGCTGCTACAAAAGACAAAGCCCCCACGATGCTTTCGTCGCCGAGTACTACATTATCCATCAATACGGCATTCATTCCCACCAAGCAGTTGCGACAGATGTGGGCACCATGAATAATAGCTCCGTGTCCGATATGAGCCGCTTCGCGCAGGTGCACACATACACCCGGAAACATGTGAATGGTGCAATTTTCCTGCACATTGCAGCCGTCTTCGATGACGATTTCGCCCCAATCGCCGCGCAAGGCTGCTCCGGGTCCAATATAGACGTGCTTTCCGATGATGACATTGCCCGTAACTACAGCTTGCGGGTGTACAAATGCCGTTTCGTGGACTACGGGAATAAAGCCTTTAAATTCATAAATCATACAATAACTTTATATTCAACGACCAAAATACAGCTATTTTGGCTGTGTGCCTATAAAATTTTATATCCGCCCACAAGAAAAAAATTCTGTTGTGGCAGCAGCTACTTGTCAATTTTCACTAATTTCATACTATATACGCCGCTCGCCGAGCGCAACTCCACATAATATACGCCCGCCGCTAAATCTGCCATTGTTATGCGTTCGCCATCTGCCGCTTTTTGTTGCTCCCACAACAATTTTCCTGCTGCCGACCACAAACGAAGTTCCACCTCCATATCGGCAGGCAGGCGCAATATTGCAACATCTTCCACCGGATTGGGGACTATGGAAAATCGACGAGAAGTAGGAACAGAGGCAAGCGAACCTTGTTTGCCGCCGCCATCTTCTTTGGTCATGTCGGCGTAGTTCGGTGCACTGGGCGGAAAAGTAACTGCTGCATCGCCTATTGATATATTTCCTATGCTGCTTACGCCACCTGCTGCTATATCGGCGAGCTGCTGCTTATAACAGTCGTTGGGGTTGAAGGGGTCGTAATTCGGCGATTGAAGTGTAGCTGTAAAAAAGCAAGGTAAGCTTTGCATTCCGTTCATCGTGCGCGACACACCGTAAGACCCTGTGTGCGGAACAGTAAAAGTATTTCCTTCGGCGATTTTATTAATGATCTGAGCATTGCCTTGAAGATCTGGTTCGGGTTCAGTTTCATACCATTCTATATTTTCACCTATTACGGTTATTTCTGCATTATTTTCGCATAAAGAATAAGAATCTGCTACATTTTCGGGCGGAAGATTATTGATAGTAACAGAGCTTGTAATTTCATCTGCCTTGCAACCGTATTCATTTTCTACATGTATTACCAAGTGATAAGTACCTGTTTCTTCTACCGCTATCGGTGTTATTGTAGAACTCAATCCACAGCCTTCATGTATTTTATAAAGTTCATTATTTCTGTATATATCATAACTTTTTACTTGGATACCATCATAAGAACAAATGCCCGGAGGCGGATTATAAATATTTATTTCATTGCCTGTTCTGTACATAAGTACAGTTTTACAATTTACTTGGTATTGACCATTTAAATCGCCCAGAGGACCCGACAAGTTCATTTCTTTTAATGTTATTTTCATTTTGTCGCTTTCCCAGCCGCCAACTGTTTGTGACACATAAATCTCTTGTACATTGGAAGCAGGGACATACATATTTCCCTCAGCCAAAATTTCATAAGCGTTAAAAGAACCCAATTTATACCATTTAATATTTTCGCCTTGTGCATAAAGCGTGTCAGCGGGGCTGCCTTTACAATATTCAAATACATTGGGAGCAGACTGATAAACAGCATGAGCAGCAGTAACAGGAGGGGGTGTAGGCACTTCGTTGGTATTGAGCGAAAAGGTT
The window above is part of the Sphingobacteriales bacterium genome. Proteins encoded here:
- a CDS encoding methyltransferase domain-containing protein: MNQNSQDVKKFFHGYARGFDAIYGHTDTRGTVGKLIDKYLRRTMFLRFREVLKETAKPSIQSVVDVGCGPGRYVYELLEQGKEVLALDLAQGMLDIAGQVAAQSSNKGKVRFLLGDYMDLKLDKKYDAAILTGFFDYIEKPVSLLLKLKQEVSKEIYASFPQSGGFLAWQRRIRYRQRNCPLYLYSKMMWRN
- a CDS encoding glycosyltransferase, with product MALSHAFTIDLEDWYHGIELELNEWKGKEQRLRKGLDPLLQLLDDTNTKATFFCLGWIGKHYPDLIRTLHRNGHEIASHSYWHKKVYSQNRAAFEEDVKMCNGVFSDLTGEAVRGFRAPFFSVTRQSLWALEVLKQQGYDYDCSISPIVTWRYGIEGAPENLYYLRDVDLWEYGLSTTSFFWKKWAIGGAYFRIFPYFIFKKGFAALQKQQQSGMYYCHPWEYDPEHPYLPQMEWKAKLTHYTGLKKCCRAPDKCCKIFIYYGRCADRATTTFKNKSLHIPALMPKTKIMQTMTWMAPGGGVDINVYATIKELRHKYDFSVGVGNTIVHNEFEDLPEIPIHQCPHLGREIRLWKDIRSIYFFYRLFKKEKTDIVYTHEAKASVITRVAAWLAGVPVIIFGLEGVTFNDPMSEAKRKFYIYVEKLTIWMNDFIVPVGSDAIYHYHKHGLGNRIPYQIIRSGIDETKFVLSNAAQVRRARRHQLGIADDEVLLTMVGRFAVGKNHRELLAILAEVLPHALHTKMLFVGDGEEMENCKQLAHRLGISEKVVFYGHSTEVPEWLYASDIFVFASLREGLPRVVVEAGYTRLPVICYEVEGARELITDGESGFIVEKKPPAIFRKTAAAYPKTRTAPAIRYKIIGVGGTGIYQRTNDCKFR
- a CDS encoding transferase hexapeptide repeat family protein, whose product is MIYEFKGFIPVVHETAFVHPQAVVTGNVIIGKHVYIGPGAALRGDWGEIVIEDGCNVQENCTIHMFPGVCVHLREAAHIGHGAIIHGAHICRNCLVGMNAVLMDNVVLGDESIVGALSFVAADTIVPSRSLLVGNPARIIKQVSNEMLAWKSAGTALYQQLPQECRESLRPCEPLREMPLNRPPQEKLYHTWNNIKPPTSQQP
- a CDS encoding T9SS type A sorting domain-containing protein — translated: MLDSIYIQNDYPNSNNIYIHLLQHNEIDNVNRSDEMIFKPLRHILTINELPDGIYTVSVLDNGIPIKTFSLNTNEVPTPPPVTAAHAVYQSAPNVFEYCKGSPADTLYAQGENIKWYKLGSFNAYEILAEGNMYVPASNVQEIYVSQTVGGWESDKMKITLKEMNLSGPLGDLNGQYQVNCKTVLMYRTGNEINIYNPPPGICSYDGIQVKSYDIYRNNELYKIHEGCGLSSTITPIAVEETGTYHLVIHVENEYGCKADEITSSVTINNLPPENVADSYSLCENNAEITVIGENIEWYETEPEPDLQGNAQIINKIAEGNTFTVPHTGSYGVSRTMNGMQSLPCFFTATLQSPNYDPFNPNDCYKQQLADIAAGGVSSIGNISIGDAAVTFPPSAPNYADMTKEDGGGKQGSLASVPTSRRFSIVPNPVEDVAILRLPADMEVELRLWSAAGKLLWEQQKAADGERITMADLAAGVYYVELRSASGVYSMKLVKIDK